A single window of Tautonia marina DNA harbors:
- a CDS encoding CobW family GTP-binding protein, whose protein sequence is MSALNRIRTNLITGFLGTGKTTTINALIRQRPEAERWAVFVNEYGLVPVDQVLYEGQDSEVEVAELGGGCMCCSTAFLMPPLLARLIRTVKPHRLLIEPTGVGHPASLIDQLRGEHFGHLLDLGPTLCVVDPKDFANPRLQSSPMFFDQIQMADIVVINWTDMRDPSLVRACRDWIEQFDPPKLCVQETNQGQVSLNWLDLEGARIRLPQFPNAHDQTRNAFEPPGDQSEHEVGTVVLDDPPAPGHPRRFENTDGLQSACGWILHPDEMFDRVALFAFLSQVDPILRLKGVFRCEDDWWSINRVKDETSTQQTTYRRDSRLEVICDGESLTWPEFEARLLSYRIDAAQ, encoded by the coding sequence ATGTCTGCTTTGAATCGGATTCGAACCAACCTGATCACGGGCTTTCTCGGGACCGGGAAGACCACCACGATCAACGCCTTGATTCGCCAGCGTCCCGAGGCGGAACGATGGGCCGTGTTTGTTAACGAATACGGCTTGGTGCCCGTCGATCAGGTACTTTACGAGGGGCAAGATTCCGAGGTGGAGGTTGCCGAACTGGGGGGCGGTTGCATGTGCTGCTCGACGGCATTCTTGATGCCACCGCTCCTGGCCCGGTTGATCCGAACGGTCAAACCCCATCGACTCCTGATCGAGCCGACCGGAGTCGGACATCCCGCGTCGCTGATCGATCAACTCCGTGGCGAGCACTTTGGTCATCTGCTGGATCTCGGCCCGACCCTCTGCGTGGTCGATCCGAAGGACTTTGCCAATCCTCGACTCCAATCGAGCCCCATGTTCTTTGACCAGATCCAGATGGCTGACATCGTCGTCATCAACTGGACCGACATGCGCGACCCTTCACTCGTTCGAGCGTGTCGTGACTGGATCGAGCAGTTTGACCCGCCGAAGCTGTGTGTTCAAGAAACGAATCAAGGGCAGGTTTCGCTCAACTGGCTTGACCTTGAGGGGGCAAGAATTCGTCTCCCCCAGTTCCCCAACGCCCACGACCAGACGCGAAACGCGTTCGAACCACCGGGAGACCAGTCGGAGCATGAGGTGGGCACCGTCGTGCTCGATGATCCCCCTGCGCCGGGGCATCCCAGACGCTTCGAAAACACCGATGGACTCCAGAGCGCCTGCGGATGGATTCTTCACCCGGACGAAATGTTCGATCGTGTCGCCCTCTTCGCGTTTCTCTCCCAGGTTGACCCAATTCTTCGACTCAAGGGGGTGTTCCGCTGCGAGGACGATTGGTGGTCGATCAATCGCGTGAAAGACGAGACAAGCACTCAACAAACCACCTATCGGCGCGATAGCCGCCTTGAGGTGATCTGCGATGGTGAGTCTCTGACCTGGCCCGAGTTCGAGGCAAGGCTGCTCTCCTATCGAATCGACGCAGCCCAGTGA
- a CDS encoding serine hydrolase domain-containing protein, whose translation MMTRRSFLKAGSLTACALPGLAYGLDNTDPREAVADVLTQATTTGQVSAASLCIRQGNDEYVRHFGAARSINDLFLLGSISKPMSVAAVMTLFDQDAFALDDPAHRFLPEFLGEDRKKITIRHLMTHVSGLPDQLPENDLLRARHAPLSEFVDHALRTPLVFEPGTRYGYSSMAILLASEIARRISGIEIPEFVDQTIFRPLGMEHSALGLGRFPMEAVTPCQTERAAPESGAGDPDARSWDWNSPYWRGLGAPWGGAHASAPDVARFLAEFLHQEGKVVRPETARAMIRNQRSDANPPRGLGFALGASLGGPGCSDQTFGHTGSTGTLAWADPRSKTICVILTTLPGRAVEPHPRAIASERLAGSLR comes from the coding sequence ATGATGACGCGTCGATCGTTTCTCAAGGCTGGAAGTCTGACTGCTTGCGCCCTTCCAGGCCTCGCCTATGGCCTCGACAACACCGACCCACGCGAAGCGGTTGCGGACGTGCTTACCCAGGCAACGACCACCGGCCAGGTGAGCGCGGCGAGCCTCTGCATCCGGCAGGGTAACGATGAGTACGTCCGTCACTTTGGGGCGGCTCGGTCGATCAACGATCTGTTCCTGCTGGGATCGATCTCGAAGCCCATGTCAGTTGCGGCAGTGATGACCTTGTTCGATCAGGACGCCTTCGCGCTCGACGACCCGGCGCATCGATTTCTTCCGGAATTCTTGGGCGAAGACCGCAAGAAGATCACGATCCGACATCTGATGACCCATGTTTCGGGCTTGCCCGATCAGCTTCCTGAGAATGATCTCCTCCGCGCCCGACACGCCCCGCTCTCGGAGTTTGTCGATCACGCCCTCCGGACTCCGCTCGTCTTCGAGCCGGGCACCCGCTACGGGTATTCAAGCATGGCGATCTTGTTGGCCTCGGAAATTGCGCGGCGAATCAGCGGAATCGAGATTCCGGAATTCGTGGATCAGACCATCTTCCGGCCCCTGGGCATGGAGCATTCCGCTCTGGGGCTCGGTCGTTTTCCAATGGAAGCCGTAACCCCTTGCCAGACCGAACGTGCCGCTCCAGAGTCTGGAGCAGGTGATCCCGACGCCCGGTCCTGGGACTGGAACAGCCCTTACTGGCGAGGGCTGGGGGCTCCCTGGGGAGGCGCTCACGCGTCGGCGCCAGACGTGGCCCGGTTCCTTGCCGAATTCCTCCATCAGGAGGGCAAGGTGGTTCGTCCCGAAACGGCTCGCGCGATGATCCGGAATCAACGCTCGGATGCCAATCCTCCTCGGGGCCTTGGCTTTGCGCTCGGGGCGAGTCTGGGCGGTCCTGGTTGCTCCGATCAAACCTTCGGACATACCGGATCGACGGGAACGCTTGCCTGGGCCGACCCAAGATCAAAAACGATCTGCGTCATTTTGACAACCTTACCCGGTCGAGCCGTCGAACCCCATCCTCGTGCGATCGCCTCGGAGAGGCTTGCTGGCTCTTTGCGCTGA
- a CDS encoding LON peptidase substrate-binding domain-containing protein → MDPDQELRGFEGVCRLFPLPEVVLFPHCVLPLHIFEPRYRQMTEDALAGDRLIAMVKLKDGADWNVEEDPPIESVACLGKIFDHRRLADGRYNLLLVGMKRVRLLHELPKDELFRRARAELLDDEYPDDPVDSLRDELVDQFRKLCAREGRVEPEIARLLDKPIPLGVLVDLLGHYLGLPGAVKQAFLNETHVEERVKSLIDILQVHLSNADDPRDGSDSGFPPPFSLN, encoded by the coding sequence ATGGACCCGGATCAGGAATTGAGGGGGTTTGAGGGCGTTTGCCGGCTCTTTCCGTTGCCGGAAGTCGTCTTATTCCCGCATTGCGTCCTTCCCTTGCACATTTTTGAGCCACGATACCGTCAGATGACCGAGGACGCTCTGGCCGGCGATCGGTTGATTGCCATGGTCAAGCTCAAAGACGGGGCTGATTGGAATGTCGAGGAAGACCCTCCTATCGAATCCGTCGCCTGTCTCGGAAAGATTTTCGATCATCGACGGCTTGCCGATGGACGCTACAATCTGTTACTCGTCGGCATGAAACGTGTGCGTTTGCTTCACGAACTTCCGAAGGACGAACTGTTTCGCCGCGCCCGAGCCGAGCTTCTCGACGACGAGTATCCTGACGACCCGGTCGATTCGCTCCGAGACGAACTGGTTGATCAGTTTCGGAAACTCTGTGCCCGGGAAGGGCGGGTCGAACCCGAGATCGCCCGTCTTCTCGACAAGCCCATCCCGCTGGGAGTGCTTGTCGACCTCCTCGGGCATTATTTGGGGCTTCCCGGCGCGGTGAAGCAAGCGTTTCTGAACGAAACGCACGTGGAGGAGCGAGTGAAGTCGCTGATTGACATCTTGCAAGTTCACCTGAGCAACGCAGACGATCCTCGAGATGGGAGCGACTCAGGTTTCCCTCCCCCGTTTAGCCTCAACTGA
- the folE gene encoding GTP cyclohydrolase I FolE, producing the protein MNEFPTDRSDDREPIPSETFQVDLERIRKAVREILIAVGEDPDREGLLETPDRVARMYAEVFRGLHQDPRIHLAKRFTQKYDEMVTVRDISYSSFCEHHLLPFSGKAHVAYLPSGKVVGLSKIPRIVDVLSRRPQVQEKLTEQIADILMEELDVLGVAVVMEGTHSCMTVRGVQKPGSTYITSAMRGAFRDNVATRMEVLSLIHGGSRGV; encoded by the coding sequence ATGAACGAGTTCCCTACCGATCGCTCCGACGATCGGGAGCCGATTCCCTCCGAGACCTTCCAGGTAGACCTTGAGCGGATTCGCAAGGCCGTCCGTGAAATCCTGATCGCGGTGGGCGAGGATCCGGATCGCGAAGGACTGCTTGAAACTCCCGATCGAGTTGCTCGCATGTACGCTGAGGTCTTCCGCGGTCTTCATCAGGACCCTCGCATCCACCTCGCCAAACGGTTTACTCAGAAGTATGACGAGATGGTCACCGTACGCGACATTTCCTATTCCAGCTTCTGCGAGCACCATTTGCTCCCCTTTTCGGGGAAGGCTCACGTCGCGTATTTACCCTCGGGAAAGGTGGTTGGTCTCTCCAAGATCCCGAGAATCGTCGACGTGCTTTCGAGACGTCCTCAGGTTCAGGAAAAGCTGACCGAACAAATCGCTGACATCCTTATGGAAGAACTCGACGTTCTTGGCGTGGCGGTCGTGATGGAAGGAACTCACAGTTGCATGACCGTTCGAGGCGTGCAGAAGCCCGGCAGTACCTACATTACCAGTGCGATGCGCGGAGCTTTTCGAGACAATGTCGCAACGCGCATGGAAGTCCTCTCCTTAATCCACGGTGGGAGCCGAGGGGTGTAA
- a CDS encoding FAD-binding and (Fe-S)-binding domain-containing protein, translating into MDEIRARVYDDLRGLVSGSLSFDPVSRSPYRRDGSLFEVDPLGVVAPRSHDDVVAVVRYAASEGIPIHARGAGTNPFGAAIGPGLVVDFSSELRRIVAIGESSVTVQPGVILDEINAQLTPLGRRLWPDPSGAWSRTLGGLIALGGKGPRSLRFGSLSRALVRARVVFSNGESGELASEPILDTDSGVLDEPFDRTLRRRMSTLLNWQASTASRNIDAADDPFQALRGQERLHLQRVLDGSFGALGLMTELTLQTSSIPNGQRVLILPFSRLSDAAAAIPDCLREGPSRCELFDWRTLRLAREHDPFWEGAVPATAEAALIVEFLADDPSVPASQARALVHRLARDPSRLNPVIEMARGSDCERALNLRQTVEPRLMTMKGRARPTALVPALNVPPESWRDLVQQLQIVFRSLDFNWTIHGCVGSGELRVRPFLDLSDPYCRDRMRPLADAIIDVAESVGGRVARPGGWGIASPRRTSRADRGAAGYRSLKSLLDPIDCFNPGLLEDETRRNEVRPIRSSATPPSTNLPIIEPRLQWDDRGPLEHAMDCNGCGGCRSFDPMLRICPSFRASRREAESPRAMVGLIRDVASGQLDRSIWGSEAARKAAEHCVHCRLCEQECPSGIDVSSMMLEVKAAYAEIHGLNPSEWFLSRIELWSRLASQVPELYNRMIGTRSARWVLDRMVGLSKDRCLPKANRISFVRKAEKVGLGEPAGNRSGPRVVYFLDIVANYYDHTIAEGVIAVLRHCGVQVYVPKRQRGCGMPAMVAGDLDAAREAALANLRVLGSAVREGHTVVCSEPTATLMLRREYLKLTDDLDAKLVAANTMDVGHYLIGLRSRGLLPRPHVPIHAKVGYHLPCHLRALNIGMPSFDLIRQIPELEVEHLDRGCSGMAGTYGMARTHFRASLRSGRGLRHRLRDPDLELASAECSTCRMQMEQGNRKRSFHPMTLLAMSYGLLPGQMRTLREPRDRRFALG; encoded by the coding sequence GTGGATGAAATCAGGGCTCGGGTTTACGACGATCTTCGGGGGCTCGTCTCGGGATCGCTCTCCTTCGATCCGGTGTCCCGATCCCCCTACCGGAGAGACGGGAGCCTGTTCGAGGTTGATCCCCTTGGCGTGGTTGCTCCCCGTTCGCACGATGACGTCGTGGCGGTGGTCCGATATGCCGCCTCGGAGGGAATACCAATTCATGCCCGAGGCGCCGGGACGAACCCATTCGGAGCCGCGATCGGTCCGGGGCTGGTAGTGGATTTTAGCTCTGAGCTGCGCCGGATCGTGGCGATCGGCGAATCGAGTGTCACCGTCCAGCCCGGCGTCATCCTTGATGAGATCAATGCGCAGCTGACTCCACTCGGACGACGGCTGTGGCCCGATCCTTCGGGGGCCTGGAGCCGAACCCTTGGCGGACTGATCGCCCTCGGCGGCAAAGGCCCCCGTTCACTTCGGTTCGGATCACTCTCGAGGGCACTCGTTCGGGCTCGAGTCGTCTTTTCCAACGGCGAATCGGGTGAGCTTGCCTCCGAACCCATTCTTGACACGGATTCGGGCGTGCTGGACGAGCCGTTTGATCGGACGCTTCGCCGCCGTATGTCCACCCTCCTCAACTGGCAGGCGTCAACCGCGTCGCGGAACATTGATGCCGCAGACGATCCGTTCCAGGCACTTCGAGGTCAGGAACGATTGCATCTCCAGCGAGTCCTGGATGGCTCCTTCGGAGCGCTGGGCTTGATGACAGAATTGACGCTGCAAACCAGTTCGATCCCGAACGGCCAACGGGTCCTGATCCTGCCCTTCTCACGACTCTCTGATGCCGCCGCAGCAATTCCTGACTGCCTTCGGGAAGGTCCCTCGCGGTGCGAGCTTTTCGACTGGCGTACGCTCCGACTGGCTCGGGAGCACGATCCGTTCTGGGAAGGAGCGGTCCCGGCAACGGCTGAAGCCGCCTTGATTGTCGAGTTTCTCGCAGACGACCCCTCCGTCCCCGCCAGCCAGGCTCGCGCTCTGGTTCACCGACTGGCACGCGACCCTTCCCGTCTGAACCCGGTCATCGAAATGGCCAGGGGGTCCGATTGCGAGCGGGCCCTGAACCTCCGACAGACCGTCGAACCCCGATTGATGACAATGAAAGGCCGGGCACGTCCCACGGCGCTCGTTCCGGCCCTGAACGTCCCCCCCGAATCCTGGCGCGACCTGGTTCAGCAACTTCAGATCGTCTTTCGATCACTCGATTTCAACTGGACGATTCACGGTTGTGTGGGTTCCGGAGAACTCCGAGTCCGCCCGTTTTTGGATCTCAGCGATCCGTATTGCCGAGATCGGATGCGGCCATTGGCTGACGCGATCATTGATGTCGCCGAGAGCGTTGGTGGTCGGGTCGCCCGGCCCGGCGGTTGGGGCATCGCCTCTCCCCGAAGAACAAGCAGGGCTGACCGGGGAGCAGCTGGATACCGATCGTTGAAATCGTTGCTCGATCCGATCGACTGTTTCAACCCCGGCCTCTTGGAGGATGAAACCCGGCGAAACGAGGTACGTCCGATCCGATCGTCCGCAACGCCCCCATCCACCAATCTGCCGATCATCGAACCCCGGCTCCAGTGGGACGATCGCGGCCCCCTTGAACATGCCATGGATTGTAATGGATGTGGTGGGTGCCGCTCGTTCGACCCTATGCTTCGCATTTGCCCCAGCTTCCGAGCCTCTCGACGCGAGGCGGAAAGCCCTCGCGCCATGGTCGGCCTCATCCGCGATGTCGCGTCCGGTCAGCTTGATCGATCAATCTGGGGAAGCGAAGCCGCCCGAAAAGCCGCAGAGCATTGCGTTCATTGCCGACTCTGTGAGCAAGAATGCCCCTCGGGGATCGACGTGTCGTCGATGATGCTCGAAGTCAAGGCGGCCTATGCCGAGATTCACGGCCTGAATCCCTCGGAATGGTTCCTCTCTCGGATCGAGCTCTGGTCTCGCCTCGCCAGCCAGGTTCCGGAGCTCTATAACCGGATGATCGGGACACGATCGGCCCGATGGGTCCTCGATCGGATGGTCGGTCTCTCGAAGGATCGTTGCCTTCCGAAAGCCAACCGCATTTCATTCGTCAGAAAAGCCGAGAAAGTGGGGCTCGGCGAACCGGCGGGGAATCGTTCCGGTCCTCGGGTCGTTTACTTCCTCGACATCGTGGCGAATTACTACGATCACACCATTGCCGAAGGAGTGATCGCAGTCCTTCGCCATTGCGGCGTTCAGGTCTACGTCCCGAAGCGGCAACGGGGCTGTGGCATGCCAGCGATGGTGGCCGGAGATCTCGACGCTGCCCGCGAAGCGGCACTGGCAAATCTGAGGGTTCTGGGAAGCGCTGTTCGGGAAGGACACACCGTCGTGTGTTCCGAGCCGACAGCAACCCTGATGCTCCGCCGAGAATATCTCAAACTCACCGATGACCTCGACGCCAAGCTTGTTGCGGCCAACACCATGGACGTGGGTCACTACTTGATCGGCCTTCGGTCACGCGGTCTCTTGCCAAGGCCCCATGTGCCGATTCATGCCAAGGTCGGTTATCATCTGCCATGCCATCTTCGGGCCCTGAACATCGGGATGCCCTCGTTTGACTTGATCCGTCAGATTCCTGAACTGGAGGTCGAGCATCTCGACCGGGGATGCTCGGGAATGGCCGGGACTTACGGGATGGCCCGCACCCATTTTCGAGCCTCCCTGCGATCGGGTCGAGGACTTCGGCACCGACTTCGAGATCCTGACCTGGAACTCGCCAGCGCCGAATGTTCCACCTGTCGGATGCAAATGGAACAGGGCAACCGGAAACGATCCTTTCACCCGATGACCCTGCTGGCCATGAGTTACGGCTTACTTCCCGGTCAGATGCGGACACTCCGCGAGCCTCGCGATCGCCGCTTTGCTCTGGGATAA